cCATGAGGGGAAAACAACATTATATGGCAGTCAGTGTTAATATGATGGCTGTgaccataaataaatatatgtatgggCTCTGATTAATGTAATAAATACTGCAAATGGAGGACTTTGATGCTGTCAGATGATGTCAGCTCAGGAAGCAGTCTCTGATGTGTACTAAGGACACACTGCTTTCATGCAGGTTGTAATGAGAGATTCAGAACACACTGCGTGCATTCAGACCTGCACTTTGCACTGTTTACTTGTGCTGGGATCACTTAGGACAGACGTCACTGTCAGCTCTGAACTGGGCTTATACCATTAACATTATGACACTACGACATAGGATGAAGCACTTGAAAACATAAGCACCTGTATTTTGCGCTCTCATCCTGGTCCATGTTTGCCTGTAACTTGGCAAACCAGGAAAAGAACTGCAACACAAATGGGCATTGTGTTAAAACCTTACGTATCATTGTGGCGTAGTAAGGGAGACTGCCTGAAGAATTGTTAATTACCAAAGACAATTCACCTGCTGTGCAGTTTCTATTCTGTCATTATCCATGTCAAGCGTCTGAAAACCCTTGAGCAGTACGTCCTCTGTTGAGGCGGGGACAGTCGCTGTGAACGGGGACTGTAAGGACCGGGACGAGAGGCTGCACAAGTCCTCAATGGGAAGCTGCAAAACGATGTACAAACAGTATGTGAACAAGCCTGCTTGTGAAGCTAGCTGATAGCTTGACGTGGCGGAACACAAGTGTAAGTGCACGCGGGCTCGTTGATCGACAAGTTATTATTGCTACATATATGAACTTTAATATCTTGTTACCAATCTCAGTGAAATTAATTATGTTTGAGCGAAGGCTGTTTCGGGGCTTACTTCACCTCACTTGTGATAGGAAAGTAAATTAGCAAACCctgttagctagctagctgacTCCAGTGTCACATATCACCTCTGACGGGATAGAGAGCGTTTCGGCTGCGGCTCGGATCTCCAAAACAGAGTCCATTTGTTTCTCCGTAAGGGGAGCCATGGCATCGGTGCGGCGATCCCACAGATATAGTTTTTCCCGGGTGTCTTTATCCGTCAGGTCCAGAAGGGACTGGTCTGTGGACGCCATAGTCGCGTTGGACAACTGCAACGTCAGCGGCGACGTCAGCGTCAAAGCACGGCTACTTCCTGCTCCGGGAGCGTGGGCGGGACTTGGTGAAGAGGCAGAGCCACAACAAGAATCCATGATAACGAATATTTTGATCATTCAGACTAGTCAGGATCCGTGTTGTAATGTAGCAAAGTACAAATtctactgtacttaagtacaaaaatcACGTATTTatactttgctttgttttttatatttctagcaacttttacttttactcacatttactAACATTACATGTTTTCTAACTATCTTTCTtatttgttactaccaaatcagAAGAGTtagtaatggtctgtatttattgcacttttctagtcttgatgcaCTGCTTTACACTGTAGCCATTAACATGCTTCAACATggtgttaagtgtcttgctcaaggacacacatagacaggaattaaacacacaaccttccagttgaaagacaactcgccctaccactgagctaccatggctcaatcatTACACCTCACTTTttgaatacttttacttctaaaacttaagtacattgtATAttagaaaattacttttgatacttaagtagagtaaatgtcatatactttaagacttttacttaagtcatattataaaaagggacttcaacttctaccaaagtcattttctggtaagatacttttactcaagtatcccttttaggtactttatgcGAGACTGGTCAGGATTACAGTATATGGTCCACAAATGTTTAACAGATATCCTTAATTCAGTTATTCTCAGTCAGTTTTGCAGAGTCTTGTTCTCAGCCTCCCCCACGTTGCTCATGTCAAGTTTCAAGATTCACAAAATCCATTTTCATGAACACAGCAAGTGTTTATACTGGGCATTGAAATTCTTACTTAGCGATTTCCCTTCCCACAACTTAAATAAACaactcaaataaaataaaggaataaactTAACTCTAAgcgtagaataaataaaatgaagtgaGTGCTATGTACAAAATGGTAGAGTGTGTAGGGTAAGGTGCCAATTTTACTGTTGAGTATTTTATATGTTGAGAAAAttaaaggttgtgtgtgtgttattttgtgtttatatctCATAATGTGAAACATTGTtgatttttctgtttaaatCGACAATTGTGAAAGAAGTATTGCAAACACCTCATGCCTCTTggatatcaaacatttttatttcacatttacatgtgtatatgtgatAGAAAAttaagtgtgtatttgtttgtttaattataCTGACAGAAGCACCTTATTCTCCTCTATATTTTACATTGTctattatttaaatacattaaaaaaaagtcataacagAACTACTTTTATGTATTAtcttagtttagtttttttatacCATGCGTAGGGATCTATTATATGTACATGGATGAATGCTAAATACTGGTGGCATAACGTGGAGGTGGTAGCACTAACACATTGAAGCTCCGTCTGCAGGGTTTCTCACAGAAAGGTCACTAAGAGTTCAGATTTGTATTTTGCCCAGTTTGTTGAAGGGAGTCTGCAGATTTATGCACCAGTACAAAAGGAATTGTCAGAGCAAATCTTGTCAGAAGCAGCATTTTGGCTCTGTGTGAGGGTCACGGTGAGTTCTGTAAAACCGGACTGACACATTTCTCTGCGTCGGAATTGATGGTGCTTTCTTTGCTCTATGGCGCTCGTAGAGCTTGTTCAAGCTGTAATTGGAGATCAGGTGGAAATGAACGTAAACCAGGCAAATGAGTCACACAGCTGATCAAATGGAATCACTTTTATTATATGTTGCCAGGAAGAAATGTGGAAACTGTGGCGCTCTTAACGCTGAACTGCATAAGAGCATTCGTCTATAACGTCTGACTAAtttcaaattacattttctatGTGAAAGTactgttttctgattgattCAAGTGCATTTTCCTTGCAAAAATGATTTCAAGCAAATATTCATGTGCATGACAATGTGGTatagaaatacattttacagtGACAACGTTGTCTCCTCAAAGTGCTATGAATTAAACAATCTTAcaatacaacctttcaaaaagATAAAGAGTCAAAGAGCCTGCTTGTCACTTGTGCTTATGTTTTTTCCCATCACCCTGAACAATACAGAAATGGACAGGGTGTGAAATATGGACGTAGACATAAAAATACAATCTGgagcttattttaaaatatctcCACAAATTTAAACTGTAAGCAATCCCTTAAAACCATTACGCTAAATAATGTACACAAATGtgcaaagcattttttttttttttcaacaaaattTACAAAATTCAACATAAGATTGATTGGGAATGTACACCTGGGTATGTAAATGCATCTCATTTGGTTACTGTTTTTGCCATAAAGTTGTCATCACAGTCAGAGAGGTGCAGGTCGTGGTGGAATTGTTTTTGGGctcccaaaaacaaaaatccagcAGGACAGGTTTTGTCAGTGGTTGAAATATGTCCCCTCTAAGTGATCTGGGATGGGCAGTCCTGTGAGGATTGTTATGCACCGATTCCACACATTAAACACAGGGCAAACTGGCTGAGTGAAGGCAATGTCAAATGTGTACAGGTGCTGAGAGCCGACAGCATCGTAGAAGGACAGAGATCCAGAGTCATAGTCCAGCAAAACTCCAAGACGCCGCAGGTTGGGTGGGGGCTCAATGGGCATCTCCTTGCTGTTGTGACGTACCACCCATGAGGCGTTGCAGCGAGACAGTACCCAGGAGGCAGAGTTTTTGCCAATCCACTCATGTTTTGGTGCAGATTTGTATGCGATGCCCACTGCAAACCTGCATGAccaatgaaaagtgaaaaggaaGACATAATAACATGCATTATCTACAATTATATGAATACCACTTAAAGTCTATGCAAGGCTTCTCTGTCAGGCTGCATTTAGGCAGAGTGATGTTATGTCTTGAGCTGATGCGGTTCtaaacaaaatgtcacaaaacttaacacattttattttgtggaaaTAATATCTGTACCAACTTTAAGTGGAATCTAGCCAATAATTTGTACCAGTGTGCTGAACAAACCATGTGCTTCCGCCTATCAGCGCCTCCCAGTAATGACGGCCACTGTCAATGTAGACATTTCCTGTGACGCCATAGCTGCTGTGGCTGGAGAAGCGGTCCTGGCTGTGGCTCTTCTTGGACAATGTCTCGTCCTTCTCAACAGTCAAGTTGTCGTGGGACACCCTCAACTTACGATGAGCAGACTTTGGATCCAGCTtgaatggctgacctttgaaaCATATTTTGAAATGACGGTTTGGAAAAAAGTGTGTTACAATTCTCAGTGGTAGTTAATAgagcaaaaaaaatgttattttgttaaaCTGCTGAACTTCACATACTGTTTGTCTTGAGCTTCCCTGGTTCACTGCTGCGGTTTCCAGCCTGGTTTATGGCCTTCACAATAAAGATGTACTTTGTGCCACACTGGAGTCCGTGTACAGTGTAGTGATTTTGCTTGATGTTTGGTACAATCATCCAGCTATCAACAGAACTGCATAAACCTGCATCACACACGGAGAGAGTGAGTCACGTACTGAGAACAAACTCTTCAAATGTGCACTGCTTTTCATGCTTGTAATTAAGCAGTGAGACAGTATagcagtgtgttttttattttgaatcatCAAATATCGCTGCTTAGCCCCTCATTCAACTGTACTTGGGCACTGAGGCAgatgaaaataaattgtttcATCAAGCATGGTTTGACCTCATTAGAGCGATCAATTAAAACAACCACCTGTTCCGTTTAACCCCGCTGACAATACTGAGCATATGTTTTGCATCTAAATGTGAATCTAGTCATATAGAAAATTGCtgtatatattcatttttacatacatataagAGCCAGTATATTATCCTCTGGTGTAAGATGTTGATTTTTGATGTTTgagtaaatgtttttcattattttcccgTTTTCTACCACGAACATTACACCAGTACATTCACCAGACGGCTGAATATAGACTTACTGACAACATTAGATTGGTTGGTGAAGATGGCGTACTGAAGTTCATACGATATGACAGAGAACTCATCATCCGTTGTCCAGTGAACTGTGATCGTGTCATATGATGCTGTGCACAATTCCTCACGGATTATGGGCGGATTCGGTGCTGCAatcaggaaacaaaaaaagacaaacattgtTCGAAGACGTCAACGGAAGCTGGGGGGGATGACTTTCTGCGTGCGACGGCAGAGGAAAATCAGACAACACTCACAACCAGAGGTGGTAAACAGCACCatccatttgtgtttttgtcctgcCAAGTGTAATTAAGCAGTTCCTGTAGCTATTACAGCTACAGCCCTCATGCAGTTAAATTCATGCTGCACAACAGGCACTAAGCATAAAACAATCAAACCTGTTTCATTCAGCGGAAAATAAACACTCAGTAGTGCCTCACATTTGTAGCTGTAGTTGTTTGTCACTGGCACAATTATCGCTGAACCATAAACTCACTGCTTATATGCATGCAAAATTGAACGGTAATGCAGAGATATATTTAAGTGCACCATTTGGTTTAatgaagacagaaacacagctaaaacaaacaagactACATCAATTCATTGCAATAAAATACTAATACGTGCTCAATAACGCCACTCACCTGTGAGATAATCTAAGCTTTCGAGCATTTTCTTCTCCCTTGTGAAGTCCAAAACAAAACTATCAAATGTGTCGTTGAGATTGATTTCTGGTAGCAGGATTTGAGACGACGCCGTCGCCATTGAGACTCTGCAATAAAGAAGCACACGCACAACATTATGTGGGTTTTATTCACTCTTATGTTGACGGTATTGCCTTTGGCCGGAGCCTGACCTCTCACAGGTATTTTTAGCCGTCTGAAGGAAGCGAGTGTGGTCCGTCTCCTTGAGGGTTTGGTCGGCCTGAGTGATGAGGGAGGAGGACCTCTCGATGCACTGTTTACAGCTGGCTATCTGCTGGGCTAGTTTCCTCATTCGCACAGACTGGACAGGAAATGGGGAAAAATGAAAAGCTTGGTAAATCACAACCCAATGAATGGCCTGCTGTATGACGCATCGATCTGCCAGATGGTAGATTTGATTTTCTCTCGCTAAACACAAAAAGCTTTCGGAGGAAAAATCGGATTTACACCTACCACAATGTGATTTTTGTCAGTTGTGTAATCGTGTTGTAAAAGTATGACTGGAATGAGGGGTGTATATATGAAACATCCCTCATAATACTGTCACAGTATAACCAGACCCCATCcgacccccacccccccctccccctctgtgcCACACTGGCTGAAAACAACCTCACAACTTGACATGAGGCACAGGGTGAGGAAGGAAAGAGTCCTCCTCCAGAGACGGTCATCACAGGAACCGGGGCTGATCTTACTCTGACACTGAGCACAGCACAGCATGCCACTGTCTGTCTACTGCAGTCTAGCAAGGGAAAAGGAAGGGAAATGATTCAAGAGGCCCAGCACATTCACAGGACATGTAAGGACACAGGTGCCAGCTGTGGAACCATGCTTTACTATGAGTATTACATGTACTACAGCAGAAACACTGCCATGTTTTTACTATAATCACTGCATTTCATACAATTAGCGAAGCACTTCTGTCAAGCGGTGACACTAAATCTCCGTGGTTCCGTGTCATAATCTCAGAGGACTGCAGACAGAACGTGCAGTAACCATGTGAATTTCCATTTGCTTTAAAGACGTAATCATCTtacaaaagtgaaaatgaatgaagaccacaatgaggaagaaaaaaatcttCAGAGAGGTTGTGCGGCTTTAAAAGTAATGTAGGCTGAATTTTAATtctgtaataaaataattatcacCTCCGAGTCTATCAGTGTTAGAGGTGCGTCATAAAACTCTAACGCTGATATTTGAGAGACATAAAGTGGAGCTAATGCTGCAGTAATGCTCAAATCTAGTGCAAGGTAGCAGAAGCATTATCTGTGTAAATGCTGCTGATACGCCACCATAAGCTACTGGCCGGACGTGAAGAAAAGAGACTGCGGCTCCCGTACAACCGCGGGGTTTTAATGCTTATAAATCACACTGACAATTTGTAAGACGATGGATGTTGCAGATTCTGTTCACAGTTACACGTACTTGTGTTGAAGAGTTTCACCGAACAGCAGTGATTTGTCACCGCTGCGTTAAAGtaggcacagtgtgtgtgtgtgtgtgtgtgtgaacctggtattccttatgttgtggggacctaaatctgtttacacagtcacattacggGGACTTGTCTCTCCTTATGGGGACATAAACgactacattttaagatgaagaTGTGAGGCTGGGGTCAGGATTACAATTAGGCCGGTAGtatttatggttatggttagtcaggaaatgaatgcaagtcaacgcaatgtcctctgaagtgacggaaaccagtgtgtgtgtgtgtgtgtgtgtgtgcatgtgtccttATCAGGACGCACAAGGTGATAAACAAAGGTTATCAAGACATAAGAGGTAATACACACGTTACCTTCCCCTCCTTTATCTTAGTGCCTATGATTTGTCTTCGCTGCTGTATGATATTAATCAGCAGCTCACACTcctccagcagcttgttttctTGTCGCGATGCATTTACCTAGACAGAACATCAAGCATGTTTAGATAAGAGACAGTCAGTACTGGAAGCATATTTAATTTGCTTCAACAAAATATTGCACGGCACACAGTGAAGTTTCGGAGTCGTTAGAACGCGATTTACGAACAGAGCAATCAAGTTTAGACAAACGTTAAGCAGCAGGAAAATCAAATTGAATCTAATACATGTCGTCTAATGTCACGTTGGGCAGGTCAGAGTGGCAATCATCCGAACATTAATAATGCAACTTTGAAAATGAGTTTTAATGCCGTCAGTGTCAATATTTGGCAAACgcttcatctgaaaacactCAATTTGCAGCAAACTGAGTGCATCATttcaaaaaaaatgattgaccCGGAGGTTAATGAACAATTAATCTTGCAGGCACGAAAAGCAAGATAGAgtaattcatcatcatcatgctgTGTTAATAATCCCCATGAAATGCCACAGACTTTAAGAGCTCCACCTGAATGGGAACAGATAAACAACCTCACCTCCACATGTTGGCAGGTTTGGATAAGTTTGCCCATCAGACTTTCCAACTCACTGGTCCTCTTGATTAGATTGCTGAGGTTGGAATCCAAGGCTTGCTGCAAAACAAAATTGAAAAGGTAAATTTCATCACATACTGTCCCCAT
This genomic interval from Solea solea chromosome 2, fSolSol10.1, whole genome shotgun sequence contains the following:
- the mid1 gene encoding E3 ubiquitin-protein ligase Midline-1 isoform X1: METLESELTCPICLELFEDPLLLPCAHSLCFNCAHRILVSHCTPSEPIQSINAFQCPTCRYVITLNQRGLEGLKRNVTLQNIIDRYQKASLSGPNSPNETRRERAVPDRKAMTSSSDRVQCQFCEQDPPQDAVKTCVTCEVSYCDECLKATHPNKKPFTGHRLIEPLQDSHLRGLMCLEHENEKVNMYCVTDEQLICALCKLVGRHRDHQVAALSDRYDKLKKSSGRFLCVGSDHSHQETDQQALDSNLSNLIKRTSELESLMGKLIQTCQHVEVNASRQENKLLEECELLINIIQQRRQIIGTKIKEGKSVRMRKLAQQIASCKQCIERSSSLITQADQTLKETDHTRFLQTAKNTCERVSMATASSQILLPEINLNDTFDSFVLDFTREKKMLESLDYLTAPNPPIIREELCTASYDTITVHWTTDDEFSVISYELQYAIFTNQSNVVSLCSSVDSWMIVPNIKQNHYTVHGLQCGTKYIFIVKAINQAGNRSSEPGKLKTNSQPFKLDPKSAHRKLRVSHDNLTVEKDETLSKKSHSQDRFSSHSSYGVTGNVYIDSGRHYWEALIGGSTWFAVGIAYKSAPKHEWIGKNSASWVLSRCNASWVVRHNSKEMPIEPPPNLRRLGVLLDYDSGSLSFYDAVGSQHLYTFDIAFTQPVCPVFNVWNRCITILTGLPIPDHLEGTYFNH
- the mid1 gene encoding E3 ubiquitin-protein ligase Midline-1 isoform X2, which translates into the protein METLESELTCPICLELFEDPLLLPCAHSLCFNCAHRILVSHCTPSEPIQSINAFQCPTCRYVITLNQRGLEGLKRNVTLQNIIDRYQKASLSGPNSPNETRRERAVPDRKAMTSSSDRVQCQFCEQDPPQDAVKTCVTCEVSYCDECLKATHPNKKPFTGHRLIEPLQDSHLRGLMCLEHENEKVNMYCVTDEQLICALCKLVGRHRDHQVAALSDRYDKLKQALDSNLSNLIKRTSELESLMGKLIQTCQHVEVNASRQENKLLEECELLINIIQQRRQIIGTKIKEGKSVRMRKLAQQIASCKQCIERSSSLITQADQTLKETDHTRFLQTAKNTCERVSMATASSQILLPEINLNDTFDSFVLDFTREKKMLESLDYLTAPNPPIIREELCTASYDTITVHWTTDDEFSVISYELQYAIFTNQSNVVSLCSSVDSWMIVPNIKQNHYTVHGLQCGTKYIFIVKAINQAGNRSSEPGKLKTNSQPFKLDPKSAHRKLRVSHDNLTVEKDETLSKKSHSQDRFSSHSSYGVTGNVYIDSGRHYWEALIGGSTWFAVGIAYKSAPKHEWIGKNSASWVLSRCNASWVVRHNSKEMPIEPPPNLRRLGVLLDYDSGSLSFYDAVGSQHLYTFDIAFTQPVCPVFNVWNRCITILTGLPIPDHLEGTYFNH